From the Meleagris gallopavo isolate NT-WF06-2002-E0010 breed Aviagen turkey brand Nicholas breeding stock chromosome 17, Turkey_5.1, whole genome shotgun sequence genome, one window contains:
- the LOC104913569 gene encoding T-box-containing protein TBX6L-like → REGRAKSQKPSPAKGQKRKLPEEKESGAEERDFEKDENVDVKEESNPIVVSSGYPFWISEQNSSHAFPAASPVPAEQREGPAREQQVPTPSYQTYRFHEAGDSQQLPSRDVTALNDFRARCHPLDLTSVPEHDSKQLPEGFTNLPPLPPPLPPPQDYTGVVNMALDSVGKPGARAPMYSPYGTEQGLGQWMVPPHSQYRAMSYSAFSTDYNTQGASGHAHGTMAEWSQYPLFPYACW, encoded by the exons AGGGAAGGACGAGCCAAATCCCAGAAGCCAAGTCCAGCCAAGGGCCAGAAGAGAAAGCTGCCAGAGGAAAAGGAGTCTGGTGCTGAGGAACGTG ATTTTGAGAAAGATGAGAATGTGGATGTGAAGGAAGAGAGTAACCCCATCGTGGTCAGCAGTGGATATCCCTTCTGGATCtcagagcagaacagcagccATGCCTTTCCTGCAGCATCACCGGTGCCAGCTGAACAGAGGGAGGGTCCAGCCAGGGAGCAGCAAGTGCCTACACCATCCTACCAGACATACCG GTTCCACGAAGCTGGggacagccagcagctccccagcCGCGACGTCACCGCCTTGAACGACTTCCGAGCGAGGTGCCACCCCTTGGATCTCACCTCGGTGCCTGAGCACGACTCCAAACAGCTCCCAGAGGGCTTCACCAACCTGCCTCCGCTGCCCCCACCTCTGCCCCCTCCCCAGGACTACACCGGAGTGGTGAACATGGCTCTGGACTCAGTGGGGAAACCTGGAGCTCGAGCGCCCATGTACAGTCCTTATGGCACTGAGCAAGGCCTTGGGCAGTGGATGGTGCCACCCCACAGCCAGTACAGGGCGATGAGCTACTCAGCCTTCTCCACAGATTACAACACACAAGGGGCTTCAGGACATGCCCACGGGACCATGGCAGAGTGGAGCCAGTACCCACTGTTCCCCTATGCCTGCTGGTGA